The following coding sequences lie in one Spinacia oleracea cultivar Varoflay chromosome 1, BTI_SOV_V1, whole genome shotgun sequence genomic window:
- the LOC130465425 gene encoding uncharacterized protein yields the protein MNEVFKDKPPQVPGTSNRKKYVEPEIYEDDEEYEEDLVGSGDDSEDTPYEEEGEELEDEEEDDDEEYVDEDEDEGGNDVGVKCKLKNQGRKTGNAKGRRHVVVEEDDEFYDDLEVDARAKLKMKERSRKYAKSRRLANDVEDEGNDDEEDDEEDGEADVRRVGKKHPKHVGQNVRRYPEDEQHGLRKKHLKVIRKRCRGDTDDEEEQGKPVKKKLLLKKKVGKIVDKERRKGKSPLKDKGMTKRGKNRRVFLRV from the coding sequence ATGAATGAAGTTTTTAAGGATAAACCTCCCCAGGTACCCGGCACTAGTAACCGTAAGAAGTATGTGGAACCGGAAATTTATGAAGATGATGAAGAGTACGAGGAAGATCTTGTTGGATCAGGGGATGATAGTGAAGATACACCATATGAAGAGGAGGGTGAGGAATTAGAGGACGAAGAAGAAGACGACGACGAAGAGTATGtagatgaggatgaggatgagggGGGAAATGATGTTGGTGTAAAGTGTAAGTTGAAAAATCAGGGCAGGAAAACGGGTAATGCTAAAGGAAGGCGTCATGTTGTTGTAGAGGAGGATGATGAGTTTTATGATGATCTTGAAGTTGATGCTCGTGCTAAGTTGAAGATGAAAGAGCGCAGTAGGAAGTATGCTAAGAGCAGGCGTTTAGCTAATGATGTAGAGGATGAAGGAAATGATGATGAAGAGGATGACGAGGAAGATGGAGAAGCTGATGTCCGTAGAGTGGGGAAGAAGCATCCGAAGCATGTAGGCCAAAATGTTAGGCGGTACCCAGAAGATGAACAACATGGGTTGAGGAAGAAACATTTGAAGGTGATTAGGAAGAGGTGTCGTGGGGATACTGATGACGAGGAAGAACAGGGGAAGCCTGTGAAGAAGAAGTTGTTGCTGAAGAAAAAGGTTGGTAAGATTGTTGATAAAGAGCGTAGAAAAGGAAAGTCTCCTCTTAAAGATAAGGGAATGACTAAGAGAGGCAAGAATAGGAGAGTGTTTCTGCGGGTATGA
- the LOC110790474 gene encoding nudix hydrolase 16, mitochondrial isoform X1, with product MSDLVARTGRLQQRYNDGCRLVAGCIPFRYRNGEDSSNDDSESNIEVLMINSQSGPGLLFPKGGWENDETVEEAAVREAVEEAGVRGDLMDLLGYYKFKSKTHQDEFCPEGLCKAAMFAMLVKEELESWPEQSTRSRFWLTIPEAAQSCRHAWMRVALVDGFLKWHGDKLAERD from the exons aTGTCTGATTTGGTGGCCCGCACGGGTCGTCTTCAACAAAGATATAATGATGGCTGTCGCCTTGTTGCTGG ATGTATACCATTCAGATATAGAAATGGTGAGGACAGTAGTAATGATGACTCAGAGAGCAATATCGAGGTACTTATGATCAATTCGCAAAGTGGTCCAGGTCTTCTCTTTCCTAAG GGAGGGTGGGAAAATGATGAAACAGTTGAGGAGGCAGCTGTAAGAGAAGCAGTTGAAGAAGCTGGAGTAAGAGGAGATCTTATG GATCTACTTGGGTACTACAAATTTAAAAGCAAAACTCATCAAGATGAATTCTGCCCCGAAGGATTGTGTAAAGCGGCTATGTTTGCTATGCTAGTCAAGGAAGAACTTGAGTCTTGGCCCGAGCAAAGCACGCGAAGTAGATTCTGGCTTACTATTCCAGAAGCAGCTCAGAGTTGCCGCCATGCATGGATGAGAGTTGCTCTTGTTGATGGCTTCCTCAAATGGCATGGGGATAAGCTTGCAGAAAGAGATTGA
- the LOC110790474 gene encoding nudix hydrolase 16, mitochondrial isoform X2, with product MSDLVARTGRLQQRYNDGCRLVAGCIPFRYRNGEDSSNDDSESNIEVLMINSQSGPGLLFPKDLLGYYKFKSKTHQDEFCPEGLCKAAMFAMLVKEELESWPEQSTRSRFWLTIPEAAQSCRHAWMRVALVDGFLKWHGDKLAERD from the exons aTGTCTGATTTGGTGGCCCGCACGGGTCGTCTTCAACAAAGATATAATGATGGCTGTCGCCTTGTTGCTGG ATGTATACCATTCAGATATAGAAATGGTGAGGACAGTAGTAATGATGACTCAGAGAGCAATATCGAGGTACTTATGATCAATTCGCAAAGTGGTCCAGGTCTTCTCTTTCCTAAG GATCTACTTGGGTACTACAAATTTAAAAGCAAAACTCATCAAGATGAATTCTGCCCCGAAGGATTGTGTAAAGCGGCTATGTTTGCTATGCTAGTCAAGGAAGAACTTGAGTCTTGGCCCGAGCAAAGCACGCGAAGTAGATTCTGGCTTACTATTCCAGAAGCAGCTCAGAGTTGCCGCCATGCATGGATGAGAGTTGCTCTTGTTGATGGCTTCCTCAAATGGCATGGGGATAAGCTTGCAGAAAGAGATTGA